The following coding sequences are from one Terriglobales bacterium window:
- a CDS encoding type II toxin-antitoxin system VapC family toxin — translation MIRQYVLDSSAIIIYIRNSPDASRVRKVFQEVASGDARALISAVNWAECRNVLIRRHGAEQAVELLDQLSQGVEIVPAGQAHAEAAGDLRCRFNGSLADCFAASLAISRRATLVTADPEFEAIKAELKLIRLESTKR, via the coding sequence GTGATCAGACAGTACGTTCTCGACAGCAGTGCCATCATCATTTACATCCGCAACAGCCCGGATGCCTCGAGAGTACGCAAAGTGTTCCAAGAAGTAGCCTCTGGGGACGCTAGGGCGCTTATCTCCGCTGTTAACTGGGCAGAATGCCGGAACGTGCTCATCCGACGTCATGGTGCCGAGCAAGCAGTCGAGCTGCTTGATCAGTTATCCCAGGGAGTTGAAATCGTGCCCGCAGGTCAGGCACACGCCGAGGCGGCCGGCGACCTCCGGTGTCGATTTAATGGAAGCCTTGCTGATTGTTTCGCGGCGAGTCTCGCGATCAGCAGAAGGGCCACGCTAGTTACCGCCGATCCTGAGTTCGAGGCTATCAAAGCCGAGTTGAAACTAATCCGTTTAGAGAGCACAAAACGCTAG
- a CDS encoding AbrB/MazE/SpoVT family DNA-binding domain-containing protein, with the protein MSSKGQLVIPAEVRERFGFKPGTDVIFTESNGRLVLEKQTFENIFKLQGALKDKGELELLKEDRKRERSRLEWLEKL; encoded by the coding sequence GTGAGTTCGAAAGGACAGCTGGTAATCCCGGCCGAGGTGCGAGAGCGCTTCGGATTCAAACCAGGCACGGACGTGATCTTTACCGAAAGCAACGGCCGGTTAGTCCTTGAGAAGCAGACGTTTGAGAACATCTTCAAACTTCAGGGAGCTTTGAAGGACAAGGGAGAGCTTGAGCTTCTCAAGGAAGACCGAAAGCGCGAACGAAGTCGCTTAGAGTGGCTTGAGAAGCTGTGA
- a CDS encoding 6-carboxytetrahydropterin synthase — MVYLTRKAEFSASHFYHNPKLSPEENQRIFGKCNNPHGHGHNYTLEVTVAGEVDERSGFVMDLKKLKDLMNREVIDGLDHRHLNKEVPEFRDRIPTTENLAIAIWNRLSGKLNGAKLHRVRLYETDDLFVDVYGEP, encoded by the coding sequence ATGGTCTACCTCACGCGGAAGGCTGAGTTTTCCGCCTCGCACTTCTATCACAACCCCAAATTGTCACCGGAAGAGAACCAGCGCATCTTCGGGAAGTGCAACAATCCGCATGGCCATGGCCACAATTACACCCTCGAAGTCACGGTAGCGGGCGAGGTTGACGAGCGCTCCGGCTTCGTCATGGACCTCAAGAAGCTCAAGGATCTCATGAACCGCGAAGTAATCGACGGCCTCGATCATCGGCACCTGAACAAAGAGGTGCCGGAGTTTCGGGACAGGATTCCGACTACTGAGAACCTTGCCATTGCCATCTGGAACCGGTTGTCGGGAAAACTGAACGGAGCGAAGCTCCATCGCGTGCGTCTGTATGAAACGGACGATCTCTTCGTGGACGTTTACGGAGAACCATGA
- a CDS encoding TlpA disulfide reductase family protein, with amino-acid sequence MSFAPLSIRVLRLVSVAVFLALSGCDRGARPDLVGRSAPDFTVSDSQRTISLHDYKGQVVVLNFWASWCAPCIEEMPSLIQMQHTLRDRVTVLAVATDHDPDAYRKFVRDHNVDLITVNDPAQKSSDTYGTSGWPETYIIDRKGIIRRKFIGPVEWTSPAIVSYLEALRTES; translated from the coding sequence GTGAGCTTTGCTCCCCTATCTATCAGAGTCCTAAGGCTCGTATCCGTTGCAGTTTTTCTCGCGCTGTCTGGGTGTGATCGAGGCGCACGGCCGGACCTGGTTGGTCGTTCAGCCCCGGATTTTACGGTTTCGGACTCGCAGCGCACGATCTCACTGCATGACTACAAAGGGCAAGTAGTTGTCCTGAACTTCTGGGCAAGCTGGTGCGCGCCCTGTATCGAAGAGATGCCCTCACTGATCCAGATGCAGCACACTCTCCGTGATCGGGTGACCGTACTCGCCGTGGCTACGGACCACGATCCGGATGCATACAGGAAGTTTGTCCGCGATCACAATGTGGACCTTATTACTGTCAACGATCCTGCTCAGAAGAGCAGCGACACATATGGGACGTCGGGATGGCCGGAGACGTACATCATCGACCGCAAAGGCATCATCCGCCGCAAGTTTATCGGACCAGTGGAGTGGACCAGCCCGGCGATCGTTTCGTATCTGGAAGCACTGCGGACTGAATCCTAA
- the folE gene encoding GTP cyclohydrolase I FolE — protein sequence MKSGAVKRVMTMPKTTLQEQNEAEAALEKAYLEILENIGEDPERDGLKRTPERTAKAIRFLTRGYQKDPAQLLRAALFEVDYDEMVIVKDIEMFSLCEHHILPFFGKVHVAYLPKGKVIGLSKIPRLVDVFARRLQVQERLTKQIADAIQDAIDPIGVGVVIEARHLCMMMRGVEKQHSATVTSSMLGAFRNEHETREEFLSLIRSGKPNGF from the coding sequence GTGAAGAGCGGAGCAGTAAAGCGCGTGATGACGATGCCGAAGACGACATTGCAAGAACAAAATGAGGCGGAAGCAGCTCTGGAGAAAGCCTATCTCGAGATCCTCGAGAACATCGGGGAAGATCCTGAGCGCGACGGCTTAAAGCGCACGCCAGAACGCACGGCCAAAGCCATTCGATTTCTCACCCGCGGATATCAGAAAGATCCAGCGCAGTTGCTGCGCGCGGCCCTCTTCGAAGTCGATTACGACGAGATGGTCATCGTCAAAGACATCGAGATGTTCAGCCTCTGCGAGCATCACATCCTTCCATTCTTCGGGAAAGTGCATGTCGCATATCTACCGAAAGGAAAGGTGATCGGGCTTAGCAAAATCCCTCGGCTCGTGGACGTCTTCGCGCGTCGCTTGCAGGTTCAGGAGCGGCTTACAAAACAGATTGCGGACGCCATCCAGGATGCGATCGACCCAATTGGCGTCGGAGTGGTGATCGAGGCTCGACATCTTTGCATGATGATGCGTGGAGTCGAAAAGCAGCATTCAGCTACGGTGACTTCGTCCATGCTGGGCGCCTTCCGCAACGAGCACGAGACACGAGAGGAATTCCTGTCGCTGATTCGGTCGGGCAAGCCTAACGGCTTCTGA
- a CDS encoding rhomboid family intramembrane serine protease — translation MIPIKDDTPTYSTPYINYLLIALNTLVFLFEVFALNPQTRNAFVFQFGVEPIRVLAGLGLANAHVPNPSALPLFTSMFLHASWLHLIGNMWVLWIFGDNIEDYLGHFGYIVFYLVSGLAASLLHIFLNADSTVPSVGASGAIAGVMGAYFLLFPSARVLTLVPLIIFFTFVWLPAWIVLGYWFVLQFLSGAATAIAYSSSTRGGGGIAFWAHVGGFVAGVVMIKLLPKRMRQRSRYVY, via the coding sequence ATGATACCGATTAAGGATGACACGCCGACTTACTCGACGCCTTACATCAACTACCTGCTGATTGCGCTGAATACGCTCGTGTTCCTGTTTGAGGTTTTTGCGCTGAATCCACAGACGCGCAATGCGTTTGTGTTTCAGTTTGGAGTTGAGCCGATTCGCGTTCTCGCCGGGCTGGGGCTGGCGAATGCCCATGTACCGAACCCGTCGGCGCTGCCGCTGTTTACATCTATGTTCTTGCACGCCTCATGGCTGCACTTGATCGGCAATATGTGGGTGCTCTGGATCTTCGGTGACAACATCGAAGACTACCTCGGACATTTCGGGTACATCGTGTTTTACCTCGTCAGCGGGCTGGCAGCTTCGTTGCTTCACATTTTCCTGAACGCCGACTCCACCGTGCCGAGCGTCGGAGCCAGTGGCGCGATTGCCGGCGTGATGGGCGCCTACTTTCTGCTCTTCCCTTCTGCGCGCGTTTTAACTCTCGTACCGCTAATCATCTTCTTCACCTTCGTGTGGCTGCCGGCCTGGATTGTCTTGGGCTACTGGTTTGTACTTCAGTTCCTAAGTGGTGCGGCGACGGCCATCGCTTACTCGAGCAGCACACGCGGTGGCGGTGGGATCGCGTTCTGGGCACACGTCGGAGGCTTCGTGGCTGGGGTCGTGATGATCAAGCTGTTGCCGAAACGAATGCGCCAGAGGTCGCGATACGTCTACTAG
- a CDS encoding ABC transporter permease — translation MDTLMQDLRFGFRQLRRTPAFAVVAILTLALGIGANTAIFSVMNAVLLRALPGSNPDRLVYLHYQDQPERTAQTGYDDASISQPVFEQLRQEHRVFSDLMAFVPLSAGKIGIRFGDDLQQGRGDMVSGNFFSGLGVRAAIGRTFSLDDEKNHTQTAVLSYAYWTTRFNRDTQVIGQTLYVKAVPFTIVGVAAPGFTGLERKTAVDVWVPFQNRPDVKPWGASPQEPTSMYGSPDWFFLMMIGRLNPGITEQQALAQINSQYRSIVEQTLGKQTKAENKIELYFTPARGIEGLNSEYKQPLYMLMGMVVLILVIACGNVAMLMIARNASRSREFSVRVALGGSRGQILRQLLIESMVLVSGGALLGWLFAQWATAALASWSELQASLAPDGKVLLFTVAISAVAALLFGLAPLRSATSAPVALALKNSALSSQQDKEKVRSGKLVVALQMSLCLVLLVGAGLLLRTLQNLGRANLGFRASGLLVFGIDPPAGIRGDQQVAQFYTTLLERLKTIPAVESATVMGNRIGAGWSNNTGVHVDGADPTPGKFPAVRWNPVGPDYFRVLGAQLQLGRDISLADTAASPRVAIVNQTFIDRYLAGRSPLGHQIALETYGDKFGEPYSIVGVVPDVKYTAVREKARPMAWVPYTQVPGASTMQVELRAKENPAYLLDDARRIVREFGPDIPLLEPMTQTEQLQESYSSEQLFSRLAVFFGALAAFLVAIGLYGTLAYRVSRRTAEIGVRMALGAQRKQVLWMILRESLVMAVVGIGVGLPLAFAGARLLKSMLFGLSPSDPLTFLLALLGIAGVALISALLPARRASSVDPMVALRYE, via the coding sequence ATGGACACGCTAATGCAGGATCTGCGCTTTGGATTCCGGCAATTGCGCCGTACCCCAGCCTTTGCCGTAGTCGCGATCTTGACGCTGGCGCTCGGGATCGGCGCGAACACGGCGATTTTCAGCGTGATGAACGCGGTGTTGTTGCGTGCGCTGCCGGGATCGAATCCTGATCGACTTGTATATCTCCACTACCAGGATCAGCCCGAGCGCACGGCGCAAACCGGATACGACGACGCTTCCATATCGCAGCCGGTCTTCGAACAGCTTCGCCAGGAACATCGCGTATTCAGCGATCTGATGGCTTTCGTTCCTCTTTCGGCGGGCAAGATCGGGATCCGTTTTGGGGATGATCTCCAACAGGGCCGCGGCGACATGGTGAGCGGAAACTTCTTTTCGGGACTCGGAGTTCGCGCGGCGATTGGTCGAACTTTCAGTCTGGACGACGAGAAGAATCACACGCAAACCGCCGTCTTGAGCTATGCCTACTGGACGACGCGGTTCAATCGCGATACTCAGGTCATCGGGCAAACGCTGTACGTTAAGGCCGTTCCCTTCACGATCGTGGGCGTTGCGGCTCCTGGATTCACCGGACTGGAGCGCAAAACTGCAGTCGACGTTTGGGTTCCATTTCAGAACCGTCCGGACGTCAAGCCCTGGGGGGCCTCACCTCAGGAGCCGACATCGATGTATGGCAGCCCGGATTGGTTCTTCCTGATGATGATCGGACGCCTGAATCCGGGAATCACAGAGCAGCAGGCGCTTGCCCAGATCAACTCTCAGTATCGAAGTATCGTCGAGCAGACGTTAGGCAAACAGACCAAGGCTGAAAACAAGATCGAGCTTTACTTCACTCCTGCGCGCGGCATTGAAGGTCTCAACAGCGAGTACAAGCAGCCGCTCTACATGCTGATGGGCATGGTGGTTCTGATCCTGGTGATCGCATGCGGGAACGTGGCGATGCTTATGATTGCGCGCAACGCCTCGCGCAGCCGCGAGTTTAGCGTGCGAGTTGCGTTGGGGGGTAGTCGAGGACAGATCCTGCGCCAGTTGCTGATAGAAAGCATGGTGCTTGTATCGGGCGGAGCGTTGCTCGGCTGGCTCTTTGCGCAGTGGGCAACCGCCGCGCTCGCAAGCTGGTCGGAGCTGCAAGCTAGCCTTGCTCCTGATGGAAAAGTTCTGCTGTTCACTGTAGCCATCTCCGCCGTCGCGGCTTTGCTGTTTGGACTGGCTCCCCTACGGAGCGCGACGAGCGCACCTGTGGCTCTGGCGCTGAAGAACTCTGCGCTCAGCTCACAACAGGACAAGGAAAAAGTGCGCAGTGGGAAACTTGTAGTCGCGCTGCAGATGTCGCTCTGCCTGGTGCTTCTCGTAGGAGCCGGACTGCTGTTGCGCACGCTGCAGAATCTAGGACGTGCCAATTTGGGATTCCGCGCCTCCGGCTTGCTGGTCTTCGGCATCGATCCTCCGGCCGGCATCAGAGGAGATCAGCAGGTCGCGCAGTTCTATACCACCCTCCTGGAGCGGCTGAAGACCATTCCGGCGGTCGAGTCTGCGACCGTCATGGGGAATCGTATCGGTGCAGGCTGGAGCAATAATACCGGAGTGCACGTGGATGGAGCCGATCCCACGCCGGGAAAGTTTCCTGCAGTGAGATGGAATCCAGTTGGTCCGGATTATTTTCGAGTCCTTGGGGCGCAGTTGCAGCTTGGTCGAGACATCAGCCTGGCTGACACCGCTGCTTCACCGCGAGTTGCAATCGTGAACCAGACGTTTATCGACCGATATCTCGCTGGGCGCAGCCCGCTCGGGCACCAGATTGCCCTGGAGACGTATGGCGACAAATTTGGCGAGCCGTATTCGATTGTCGGCGTAGTTCCCGATGTGAAGTACACGGCTGTGCGAGAGAAGGCCCGACCGATGGCTTGGGTGCCGTATACGCAGGTTCCAGGCGCTTCGACCATGCAAGTGGAGCTGCGGGCAAAGGAGAATCCGGCTTACCTGCTGGATGACGCTCGCAGAATTGTGCGAGAGTTTGGTCCGGACATTCCACTTTTGGAACCGATGACACAAACGGAGCAGTTGCAGGAGTCGTATTCCAGTGAGCAACTGTTCTCCCGCCTCGCTGTCTTCTTCGGCGCGCTGGCTGCTTTTCTCGTAGCCATTGGACTGTATGGAACTCTTGCTTATCGCGTGAGCCGCCGCACTGCCGAAATCGGAGTGCGCATGGCGCTGGGTGCACAGAGGAAGCAAGTGCTATGGATGATCTTGCGTGAGAGTCTGGTCATGGCCGTCGTAGGAATAGGTGTCGGACTTCCACTGGCGTTCGCTGGAGCGCGCTTGCTCAAATCGATGCTGTTCGGTCTGAGTCCGTCCGATCCGTTGACATTCTTGCTGGCCCTGCTTGGCATCGCCGGTGTGGCCTTGATTTCGGCATTGCTGCCGGCGCGTCGGGCGTCATCGGTCGACCCGATGGTGGCGCTTAGGTATGAGTGA
- a CDS encoding bifunctional nuclease family protein gives MEVEMKIRGLMMDPVTNMPIVVLKDPSGDAVLPIWVGIYEANAIALEIEKVATPRPMTHDLIKNVLTGLDSKVHKVVVTELRDDTFFAVIWIEREGRFISVDSRPSDALAVAMRLDCPIFVEDEVLKSSKLAATVSDRVSNEEVRKLLENMNDEDFGRYKM, from the coding sequence ATGGAAGTCGAGATGAAGATTCGCGGGTTGATGATGGATCCCGTCACCAACATGCCGATCGTCGTGCTGAAAGACCCGTCGGGCGACGCGGTCCTGCCGATCTGGGTGGGAATTTACGAAGCCAATGCCATCGCGCTCGAGATTGAGAAAGTCGCTACGCCGCGTCCCATGACGCACGATCTGATTAAGAACGTTCTCACCGGGCTTGATTCCAAGGTCCACAAAGTAGTCGTGACTGAGCTACGCGACGACACCTTCTTCGCGGTTATCTGGATTGAAAGGGAAGGCCGCTTTATAAGCGTAGATTCCCGACCGTCCGACGCGCTGGCCGTCGCCATGCGCCTCGATTGTCCCATCTTCGTCGAGGACGAGGTGCTGAAGTCCTCCAAGCTGGCTGCTACCGTCTCTGATCGAGTCTCTAACGAAGAGGTGCGAAAGCTGCTCGAGAACATGAACGACGAGGACTTCGGTCGCTACAAGATGTGA
- the truB gene encoding tRNA pseudouridine(55) synthase TruB: MREFLATNVFATSHKATEHNNKRTMDAVLVIDKPAGLTSHDVVARVRRLLGERSVGHLGTLDPLATGVLPLLTGRYTRLAQFYTAADKTYEGVIRLGFATDTWDADGEPLGPPQPVKVPLEELQKVAQELSGDIEQQPPKFSAKKIGGVPAYKLARKDREVELKKVRVLVHRFEIHNVEADRASFTAEVSSGTYVRALAHELGQKLEVGAHLAELRRTRSGEFTLDQAVTLDRLAEIKNNGLSHEGKLPDLLSTVSLHPRQILPQIPSVTVNDETAGLIGNGRAVNLPEFSGARQVKVFLGQEELIAIASRIAGTLFQPKVVLRAA; encoded by the coding sequence GTGAGGGAATTTCTGGCCACGAATGTCTTTGCCACTAGTCACAAGGCAACAGAACACAATAACAAACGCACAATGGACGCCGTTCTCGTAATCGACAAACCCGCAGGCCTGACGTCTCATGACGTAGTCGCGCGAGTGCGTCGTTTACTCGGCGAACGATCCGTCGGACACCTGGGAACACTCGATCCTCTGGCGACCGGCGTCCTGCCGCTTCTTACCGGACGCTATACGCGCCTGGCACAGTTCTATACGGCGGCAGACAAGACCTACGAAGGAGTAATTCGTCTGGGCTTCGCCACCGATACCTGGGATGCCGACGGAGAGCCTCTCGGGCCGCCACAGCCAGTTAAAGTTCCACTTGAAGAATTACAGAAAGTTGCTCAAGAACTCAGTGGTGACATTGAGCAACAGCCGCCTAAGTTTTCCGCCAAGAAGATCGGTGGAGTCCCAGCCTACAAACTGGCGCGCAAAGATCGCGAAGTTGAACTTAAGAAAGTTCGAGTCTTAGTTCATCGATTTGAGATTCACAATGTTGAAGCAGATCGCGCATCCTTCACAGCCGAAGTGAGCTCCGGGACTTACGTTCGGGCACTCGCACACGAACTCGGGCAAAAGCTGGAAGTCGGAGCCCATTTAGCAGAGCTGCGCCGAACGCGTTCTGGGGAGTTCACATTGGATCAGGCTGTAACCCTCGACCGGTTAGCCGAAATCAAGAACAACGGTTTATCCCACGAAGGAAAGTTGCCGGACTTGCTCTCCACGGTATCTTTACATCCCAGGCAAATTCTGCCGCAGATCCCATCCGTGACAGTGAACGACGAAACCGCTGGCCTTATAGGAAATGGCCGCGCCGTGAACCTTCCGGAGTTCTCGGGAGCTCGGCAAGTGAAGGTGTTTCTAGGTCAGGAAGAGCTGATCGCCATAGCGAGCCGAATCGCCGGAACACTGTTTCAACCTAAAGTGGTATTGAGAGCAGCCTGA
- a CDS encoding SDR family NAD(P)-dependent oxidoreductase, whose product MNGNLTGKTAVVTGGSRGIGLGIARELARNGCRVAIAGRDPQALEAAIEQFKSEDLSLSAKRCDVSNPDQVHELFQAVRERFKSLDFLINNAGAAHHLANVDQLPIEEFRRVIDTNLVGTFLCCRAAIPLMNSGAMIVNNLSVAAHQAFAGMSAYNASKAGALAFTNTLREELRKQGIRVMALIPGAVDTDIWQQFWPDAPREKMVSTQDIARAVVLALAMPPNTSIDEIRIGPASGTL is encoded by the coding sequence ATGAACGGCAATCTCACAGGAAAGACGGCAGTCGTTACCGGCGGAAGTCGCGGTATCGGTTTGGGAATTGCCCGTGAGCTTGCGAGAAACGGGTGTCGCGTTGCCATCGCAGGTCGGGATCCCCAAGCGCTCGAAGCGGCGATCGAGCAATTCAAGAGCGAAGATTTGTCGCTCTCCGCGAAACGCTGTGATGTTTCTAATCCCGATCAAGTGCATGAACTTTTTCAGGCTGTGCGAGAGCGATTCAAGTCCCTCGATTTCTTGATTAATAACGCCGGCGCCGCGCACCATCTGGCAAATGTTGACCAGCTTCCGATCGAGGAATTTCGCCGGGTCATCGATACCAATCTGGTCGGGACATTTCTTTGCTGCCGTGCTGCTATTCCGCTCATGAACTCGGGAGCTATGATTGTGAACAACTTGTCGGTCGCCGCACATCAGGCGTTCGCAGGTATGTCGGCATATAACGCTTCGAAAGCCGGGGCCCTGGCGTTCACCAACACACTGCGCGAAGAGTTGCGAAAACAGGGCATCCGCGTGATGGCTCTTATTCCCGGAGCCGTCGATACGGATATCTGGCAGCAGTTCTGGCCCGATGCTCCTAGGGAAAAGATGGTCTCCACTCAGGACATTGCCCGCGCCGTGGTACTAGCCCTCGCCATGCCGCCGAATACTTCGATTGACGAGATTCGCATCGGACCTGCCAGCGGGACCTTGTAA
- a CDS encoding 6-carboxytetrahydropterin synthase, whose product MKAHLTRRYKFSASHRLHSPHFSDAENREMYGKCNNPYGHGHNYRVEVTLSGQPDPETGMVCNLADLDGFVDRVVMPRFEFSNLNELDTFRNLVPTTENLSRELFHLFRDQFDLAKVEKVRIEETMMNSFEYAGGRELGPAAVPERAQG is encoded by the coding sequence ATGAAGGCTCACCTCACAAGACGCTACAAGTTTTCAGCCTCTCACCGGCTGCATTCTCCTCACTTCAGCGACGCGGAGAATCGCGAGATGTATGGCAAGTGCAATAACCCCTACGGGCACGGACACAACTACAGAGTTGAAGTCACACTTAGCGGACAACCCGATCCGGAAACTGGCATGGTCTGCAACCTCGCCGATCTGGATGGATTTGTCGATCGGGTTGTGATGCCGAGATTCGAGTTCAGCAATCTCAACGAGTTGGATACTTTTCGCAATCTGGTGCCGACAACTGAGAATCTTTCGCGGGAGCTGTTTCATCTCTTTCGTGATCAATTCGACCTTGCGAAAGTGGAGAAGGTTCGGATTGAAGAGACCATGATGAATTCCTTTGAGTACGCCGGCGGTCGAGAGTTGGGACCGGCAGCAGTTCCGGAACGGGCACAGGGATGA
- the miaB gene encoding tRNA (N6-isopentenyl adenosine(37)-C2)-methylthiotransferase MiaB: MSTAQKTFYLETFGCQMNVHDSEKVIGTLVQQGYAQVDTVESADLVLYNTCSIRDKAEQKVFHRLNDYKKLQAQGKKFGVLGCVAQQEGEKIFERAPHVSLVAGSASYRNLSQMLVQIEAGERRVTGLDDRQTDQTFDTPFTVRTNPYRGYITIIEGCDKFCAYCVVPYTRGKERSRTSESVLEEAQRLADSGYSEIQLLGQNVNSYRDPTGEKTFAELLIAIAGVPGIRRVRFTTSHPRDFTKDIVEAIEATPALCDHVHLPVQSGSSRVLKAMLREYTREDYLERISWMKAARRQISLTTDIIVGFPGETEQEFEETIMLLQEVGYDGVFSFKYSPRPNTPAIRMSDSIPDDEKSKRLSVLQERQREIQRVNYEKHIGEVMEVMVEGRNEARGQMIGRSTQNKTVNFTTTSPILPATGSYARVLVTKSFPNSLVGEMVMN; the protein is encoded by the coding sequence ATGTCCACTGCGCAGAAAACGTTTTACCTGGAAACCTTCGGCTGCCAGATGAACGTGCATGACTCCGAGAAAGTCATCGGCACACTGGTACAGCAAGGCTACGCGCAAGTGGACACAGTCGAGTCGGCCGACTTGGTGCTCTACAACACCTGTTCAATCCGCGACAAGGCTGAGCAGAAAGTCTTTCATCGTCTCAACGACTACAAGAAACTCCAGGCGCAGGGCAAGAAGTTCGGCGTGCTTGGTTGCGTCGCTCAGCAGGAAGGCGAAAAGATTTTCGAGCGCGCGCCGCATGTTTCGCTCGTGGCCGGCTCAGCTTCGTATCGCAATCTGTCCCAGATGCTGGTGCAGATCGAAGCAGGGGAGCGGCGTGTAACCGGACTCGACGACCGCCAGACCGATCAGACCTTCGATACTCCTTTCACCGTCCGCACGAATCCGTACCGTGGCTACATCACCATCATCGAAGGATGCGACAAGTTCTGCGCGTACTGCGTGGTTCCTTATACGCGCGGCAAAGAGCGCAGCCGCACATCGGAGTCGGTGCTTGAAGAAGCCCAACGTCTTGCTGACAGCGGATACAGCGAGATTCAGCTCCTCGGACAAAACGTGAACTCTTACCGTGATCCGACTGGTGAGAAGACATTTGCGGAATTACTCATCGCCATCGCCGGAGTGCCTGGAATCCGCCGCGTGCGCTTTACGACATCGCACCCGCGTGACTTTACGAAAGACATCGTTGAAGCGATTGAAGCAACGCCCGCCCTCTGCGATCACGTTCATTTGCCGGTACAGAGCGGCTCGAGTCGTGTGCTGAAGGCCATGCTTCGCGAATACACCCGCGAAGATTATCTCGAGCGTATTTCGTGGATGAAAGCTGCCAGGCGGCAAATCAGCTTGACTACCGACATCATTGTCGGTTTTCCCGGCGAAACCGAGCAGGAGTTTGAAGAGACAATCATGCTGCTGCAAGAGGTCGGCTACGACGGAGTGTTCTCATTCAAGTACTCGCCACGTCCAAACACGCCCGCCATTCGTATGTCAGATAGTATCCCCGACGACGAAAAGTCGAAGCGATTAAGCGTTCTTCAAGAGCGACAAAGGGAGATTCAGCGGGTTAATTACGAGAAGCACATCGGGGAAGTCATGGAAGTAATGGTTGAAGGGCGAAATGAGGCCCGAGGGCAAATGATCGGACGCAGCACGCAAAATAAAACCGTGAATTTCACCACCACTTCGCCCATACTTCCGGCGACTGGAAGTTACGCCCGGGTACTGGTAACAAAGAGCTTCCCAAACAGTCTCGTAGGCGAGATGGTGATGAACTAG